In one Halosimplex halophilum genomic region, the following are encoded:
- a CDS encoding Gfo/Idh/MocA family protein, translated as MSERVRAGVVGVGNMGRHHARVYSELPGVELVGVADADPDRAAEVAAEFDTTARDRDALLARADAVSVAVPTRFHEAVARAAIDAGTDILVEKPFVTDPEVGRDILADARKADCLVGVGHVERYNPAVVALRDVMVEADPIAFAARRQGPPVDRDSVDSVVFDLMIHDVDVICSLTDEPVTDVAAAGAADGGHVVAQLQFADGRVASLTASRVTQERVRDLAVTAEDCHVEVDYIDQSVEIHRHSLPEYVAADGDVRYRHESVIERPTVETGEPLKNELSSFADAVRERAEPETTGEDGIRAVELAERIEAAIARDADVTPAEVSSP; from the coding sequence ATGAGCGAGCGGGTCCGCGCCGGCGTCGTCGGCGTCGGGAACATGGGCCGCCACCACGCCCGCGTCTACAGCGAGCTCCCCGGGGTCGAGCTGGTGGGCGTCGCCGACGCCGACCCCGACCGGGCCGCCGAGGTCGCCGCGGAGTTCGACACGACCGCCCGCGACCGCGACGCGCTGCTCGCCCGGGCGGACGCCGTCTCCGTGGCGGTCCCGACGCGGTTCCACGAGGCGGTCGCGCGGGCGGCCATCGACGCCGGCACCGACATCCTCGTCGAGAAACCGTTCGTCACCGACCCCGAGGTGGGCCGGGACATCCTCGCCGACGCGCGCAAGGCCGACTGCCTCGTCGGCGTCGGCCACGTCGAGCGGTACAACCCCGCGGTCGTCGCCCTGCGGGACGTGATGGTCGAGGCCGACCCGATCGCCTTCGCCGCCCGCCGCCAGGGGCCGCCGGTCGACCGCGACAGCGTCGACAGCGTCGTCTTCGACCTGATGATCCACGACGTCGACGTGATCTGCTCGCTGACCGACGAGCCCGTGACCGACGTGGCGGCCGCCGGCGCGGCCGACGGGGGCCACGTCGTCGCCCAGCTCCAGTTCGCCGACGGCCGCGTCGCGTCGCTGACGGCCAGCCGCGTCACCCAGGAGCGGGTCCGCGACCTGGCGGTGACCGCCGAGGACTGCCACGTCGAGGTCGACTACATCGACCAGTCCGTCGAGATCCACCGCCACTCGCTGCCGGAGTACGTCGCGGCCGACGGCGACGTGCGCTACCGCCACGAGAGCGTCATCGAGCGGCCGACCGTCGAGACGGGCGAGCCGCTGAAAAACGAGCTGTCCTCGTTCGCCGACGCGGTCCGCGAGCGGGCCGAGCCGGAGACGACCGGCGAGGACGGCATCCGCGCGGTCGAACTCGCCGAGCGGATCGAGGCGGCCATCGCGCGCGACGCCGACGTGACGCCCGCGGAGGTGTCCAGCCCGTGA